The Saccharomonospora cyanea NA-134 genome includes a region encoding these proteins:
- a CDS encoding ABC transporter substrate-binding protein, which produces MLADVRDSGTLRVALTQANPPWNFLDDGKPAGYDVDVAHEVARRIGVDNVEFVASNFQSFIEGVRAGRFDIVISGQTITEERKQQVGFSRPYQVNGVAIFVPNDDRGIVSLSDLEGKVVAVSAGTTQEQFAREEIPGAQVKTYQNATLGLTDLARGNADAMLVSRFQGSYLAEQNDLAVKPVGKLLESEVNGMSFRKGSPEFRKEVDAAIAGMIADGTLSRISRQWLGLDMVPELKALPSEQG; this is translated from the coding sequence GTGTTGGCGGACGTGCGTGACAGTGGCACTTTGCGGGTCGCGCTGACCCAGGCTAACCCGCCGTGGAACTTCTTGGACGACGGCAAGCCTGCGGGTTACGACGTTGACGTCGCGCATGAGGTGGCCCGCCGGATCGGGGTGGACAACGTCGAATTCGTGGCGTCGAACTTCCAGAGCTTCATCGAGGGCGTTCGAGCGGGGCGCTTCGACATTGTGATCTCCGGTCAGACGATCACCGAGGAGCGCAAGCAGCAGGTTGGATTCTCCAGGCCGTACCAAGTCAACGGTGTGGCGATCTTTGTTCCCAACGACGACCGTGGCATCGTTTCACTGTCCGATCTGGAGGGCAAGGTGGTGGCCGTGTCTGCCGGCACCACCCAGGAGCAGTTCGCCAGGGAGGAGATTCCGGGCGCGCAGGTCAAGACCTACCAAAATGCGACCTTGGGCCTGACCGATCTCGCCCGAGGCAATGCCGATGCGATGTTGGTCTCCCGCTTTCAGGGCAGCTACCTGGCCGAGCAAAACGACTTGGCGGTCAAGCCGGTGGGCAAGCTGCTGGAAAGCGAAGTCAACGGGATGTCCTTCCGCAAGGGCTCGCCCGAGTTCAGGAAAGAGGTTGACGCCGCGATCGCGGGCATGATCGCCGACGGCACGTTGAGTCGCATCTCGCGGCAATGGCTCGGGCTGGACATGGTGCCGGAGCTGAAAGCCTTACCGTCGGAGCAAGGCTAA
- a CDS encoding amino acid ABC transporter permease, giving the protein MDMLVDSFPMLIKGLGVTLLLGVVSFVLGSVLGALVALARISDFRVLRGVAITFVSVFRGTPLLIQIMIIYFGLPQLGVQLEPIPSAILALSLFAGAYLSENFRGGILGVDKGQWEAASSIGMPYWRTFRRIVFPQAIRIATPAVGGRFIALMKDTSLASVVTVVELTRVAESIGNANFRYMEAFLMIGALYWLINTLLSVGQGMLERRMGRAYA; this is encoded by the coding sequence ATGGACATGCTGGTCGATTCATTCCCGATGTTGATCAAGGGCTTGGGCGTGACGCTGCTGCTCGGGGTGGTGTCGTTCGTGCTCGGCTCCGTGCTGGGCGCCCTCGTCGCTCTAGCCCGCATCTCGGATTTCCGAGTGCTCAGGGGTGTTGCGATCACGTTCGTGTCGGTGTTCCGAGGCACCCCGCTGCTGATCCAAATTATGATCATTTACTTCGGTCTGCCGCAGCTCGGGGTGCAACTCGAACCGATCCCGTCGGCGATTCTCGCGCTGAGCCTGTTCGCGGGGGCGTACCTCAGCGAGAACTTCCGCGGCGGTATCCTTGGTGTCGACAAAGGACAGTGGGAGGCCGCTTCCTCGATCGGGATGCCCTACTGGCGGACCTTCCGCCGGATCGTGTTCCCGCAAGCCATCAGGATCGCAACGCCCGCGGTGGGTGGGCGGTTCATCGCTTTGATGAAGGACACGTCGCTCGCCTCGGTCGTGACCGTTGTAGAGCTCACGCGAGTGGCGGAGAGCATCGGTAACGCGAACTTCCGGTACATGGAAGCGTTCCTGATGATCGGGGCGCTCTACTGGCTGATCAACACTTTGCTGTCCGTCGGGCAGGGAATGCTGGAGAGGCGAATGGGAAGGGCATACGCATGA
- a CDS encoding amino acid ABC transporter ATP-binding protein: protein MTAATIELTGIHKAFGDLEVLRGVDLSVERGEVVVLMGPSGSGKTTLVRCMNLLEEPDAGHVRICDCAFQCGVRRDRRGRARLMQQARQRTGMVFQQFNLFPHMTALENVIEGPRQVRRLPGAEAVSLGERLLDRVGLADKRDVYPSRLSGGQKQRVAIARALAMEPQVVLFDEPTSALDPELHAEVLQVIRELAADGMTMVIVTHETHFARDVADRIVFMDGGVVVEEAAPETFFTRPAKERVRSFLRLVDHSALPTDVPAARVGEEVI from the coding sequence ATGACCGCGGCCACGATCGAACTCACAGGCATCCACAAGGCCTTCGGCGATCTGGAGGTGCTGCGGGGCGTGGACCTCTCGGTGGAGCGCGGCGAGGTCGTCGTGCTCATGGGCCCGTCCGGGTCGGGCAAGACCACACTGGTGCGCTGCATGAACCTGTTGGAGGAACCTGATGCCGGCCACGTGCGGATCTGCGACTGCGCTTTCCAGTGCGGTGTGCGGCGGGACCGGCGCGGGCGGGCGAGGCTGATGCAGCAGGCCCGGCAGCGGACGGGCATGGTGTTCCAGCAGTTCAACCTGTTCCCGCATATGACGGCCCTGGAGAACGTAATCGAGGGGCCCCGGCAGGTGCGGAGGCTGCCGGGCGCCGAGGCCGTGTCCCTCGGCGAGCGGTTGCTCGACCGGGTCGGGCTGGCCGACAAGCGCGATGTGTATCCCTCACGGCTGTCGGGCGGCCAGAAGCAGCGGGTTGCCATCGCCAGGGCGCTGGCGATGGAGCCGCAGGTGGTCCTTTTCGACGAGCCGACATCGGCGCTCGACCCGGAACTGCATGCCGAGGTGCTCCAGGTCATCCGGGAGTTGGCCGCTGATGGGATGACGATGGTGATCGTCACCCACGAGACGCACTTCGCCCGTGACGTCGCCGATCGCATCGTGTTCATGGACGGTGGTGTCGTGGTCGAGGAGGCCGCGCCCGAGACCTTCTTCACCAGACCTGCCAAGGAACGGGTGCGCTCGTTCCTCCGGCTTGTCGATCATTCAGCACTGCCCACGGACGTTCCGGCCGCGCGGGTCGGTGAGGAGGTCATATGA
- a CDS encoding aminotransferase class V-fold PLP-dependent enzyme: MTATAVHTFDVERARRETPGCENVVHLNNAGAALMPTPVLDRTITHLRLEARVGGYEAATLVAEEIKDVYGSAARLLGCRTDEIAVVDSATRAWDMAFYSVPFRAGDRILTSEAEYASNFIAYLQLAQRYDLRVDVVPNDESGQISVPRLRDLVDERVRLISLTHVPTNGGLVNPAAEVGKVARDTGVLYLLDACQSAGQMSLDVDEIGCDMVSVTGRKYLRGPRGTGLLYVRREVLDELAPPMLDLHAATWVARDEYRIRPDARRFESWECNYAAKLGLGAAIDYALGWGLDRIRGRVYALADELRLSLARLPQVTVHDAGVERCGIVSFTVDGIAPADVQAALGAHGINVSVSRTPSTRLDMENRGLEELVRASVHYYNTCEELATLCAAVRDIGSRR; the protein is encoded by the coding sequence ATGACGGCGACCGCGGTGCACACTTTCGACGTGGAGCGAGCGCGGCGGGAGACCCCGGGCTGCGAGAACGTCGTCCACCTCAACAACGCCGGTGCCGCCCTGATGCCGACGCCGGTGCTCGACCGCACCATCACGCACCTGAGGCTTGAGGCTCGTGTCGGCGGTTACGAAGCCGCAACGCTGGTCGCCGAGGAGATCAAGGACGTCTACGGTTCGGCGGCACGCCTGCTCGGCTGCCGTACCGACGAGATCGCCGTGGTCGACAGCGCGACCCGGGCGTGGGACATGGCGTTCTACTCCGTGCCGTTCCGTGCTGGTGATCGGATCCTGACAAGCGAGGCCGAGTACGCCAGCAACTTCATCGCCTACCTCCAGCTGGCGCAGCGCTACGACCTGCGGGTCGATGTCGTGCCCAACGACGAGTCCGGGCAGATCTCGGTGCCAAGACTTCGGGACCTGGTCGACGAGCGGGTACGGCTTATCTCGCTGACCCATGTCCCGACCAACGGTGGGCTGGTGAACCCCGCCGCCGAGGTGGGCAAGGTCGCCAGGGACACCGGTGTGCTGTACTTGCTGGACGCGTGCCAGTCGGCGGGACAGATGTCGCTCGATGTCGACGAAATCGGTTGCGACATGGTGTCTGTGACCGGCCGGAAGTACCTGCGCGGCCCCCGCGGCACGGGCCTGCTCTACGTCCGGCGGGAGGTGCTCGACGAGCTGGCGCCGCCGATGCTCGATCTGCACGCCGCCACATGGGTTGCTCGCGACGAGTACCGGATACGTCCCGATGCCCGTCGTTTCGAGTCGTGGGAGTGCAACTATGCGGCCAAACTCGGCCTCGGCGCGGCGATCGACTACGCCCTCGGGTGGGGACTGGACCGCATCCGAGGACGCGTATACGCGCTGGCCGACGAGCTCCGGCTGAGCCTGGCCCGGTTGCCCCAAGTCACGGTTCACGACGCGGGCGTCGAACGGTGCGGGATCGTGTCCTTCACGGTCGACGGCATCGCGCCAGCCGACGTGCAGGCCGCGCTCGGCGCACACGGGATCAACGTCAGCGTGTCCAGAACCCCCTCGACGAGACTGGACATGGAGAATCGCGGGCTCGAGGAGCTCGTGCGCGCGTCAGTGCACTACTACAACACCTGCGAGGAGCTCGCGACGCTCTGCGCCGCGGTACGCGACATCGGCTCCCGGCGTTAG
- a CDS encoding M56 family metallopeptidase, with the protein MTLALALLVGTITAGWLVPQGLRRVDLRRRDPRSLLVAWLASIIGVAAAGTAGVVLLLTPRHGPADSLTWALNRCLAALQHGSPPRFEDLLGITSAALLGSVVVRCAVVTSRELLRLRRASRKRLSVLRLAGRPDAATPNTLWLAHDRPLAFSLLGRPGVIIATEGLTRHLPADAVTAVLAHERAHLRGRHHLLIAVMDSLRRTLPFIPLFRQAPAAIRELVELAADMSATRVCGPAAVRAALLAVSGHDAPSVALAMGRDTVRVRLARLEHVAQAPGGARRVLSCGAAGALATAVPFVIGPSLLLALAVLACPVGG; encoded by the coding sequence ATGACGCTGGCTTTGGCCCTGCTGGTGGGAACCATCACGGCCGGATGGCTCGTGCCCCAGGGCTTACGACGCGTCGATCTCCGCCGCCGAGACCCGCGGTCCCTGCTCGTCGCCTGGCTTGCGTCGATCATAGGTGTCGCGGCAGCCGGGACGGCGGGCGTTGTCCTCCTCTTGACGCCTCGCCACGGGCCTGCCGATTCCCTCACGTGGGCGTTGAACCGATGTCTGGCAGCCTTGCAGCACGGCTCCCCACCACGGTTTGAGGACCTGCTGGGTATCACCAGTGCCGCCCTCCTTGGGAGTGTCGTCGTGCGCTGCGCTGTCGTCACGTCGCGCGAACTGCTGCGGCTACGGCGGGCAAGCCGCAAACGGCTCTCGGTGCTGCGATTGGCCGGGCGGCCGGATGCGGCCACGCCGAACACGCTCTGGCTGGCGCACGATCGGCCGCTGGCGTTCAGCCTTCTCGGCCGGCCTGGCGTGATCATCGCGACGGAAGGCCTGACCCGGCACCTGCCCGCCGACGCGGTTACCGCTGTGCTGGCGCACGAGCGTGCTCACCTGAGAGGGCGTCATCACCTATTGATCGCGGTTATGGACAGCCTGCGGCGCACGCTGCCGTTCATTCCGCTATTCCGGCAGGCGCCAGCAGCCATCCGCGAGCTCGTGGAGCTGGCCGCGGACATGTCGGCAACTCGAGTGTGCGGCCCCGCTGCCGTCCGTGCCGCGCTGCTGGCTGTCTCCGGGCACGACGCGCCCAGCGTGGCCCTGGCCATGGGACGCGATACGGTCCGCGTGCGGCTCGCTCGCCTGGAGCATGTGGCGCAGGCGCCCGGGGGCGCCCGCAGAGTGCTGTCCTGTGGTGCGGCCGGAGCCCTGGCCACCGCCGTCCCGTTTGTGATCGGCCCGTCGCTGCTGCTCGCCCTGGCGGTGCTGGCCTGCCCAGTCGGCGGCTGA
- a CDS encoding DUF305 domain-containing protein — translation MKKYLIGASAAALLALTACGTGDTSAGDSNQNTPPTAAGEAQQSSHNDSDIAFAQQMIPHHEQAGEMADLALERSTNPNVKSLAERTTGAQDPEIQQMTGLLKKWGVSAARDKSDMTGMMSGEEMRQLEQATGSEFDVMWLQMMVQHHQDAIEMAKTELEEGSDADAKALAQRIIETQEAEIREMVGFLPH, via the coding sequence ATGAAGAAATACCTCATCGGGGCGAGCGCGGCCGCCCTCCTCGCCCTCACAGCCTGCGGCACCGGCGACACGTCCGCCGGGGACTCGAACCAGAACACGCCACCGACTGCGGCCGGCGAGGCCCAGCAGAGCAGTCACAACGACAGCGACATTGCTTTCGCCCAGCAGATGATCCCGCACCACGAGCAGGCGGGCGAGATGGCAGACCTGGCGCTGGAACGCTCCACCAACCCGAATGTGAAAAGTCTCGCTGAGCGGACCACAGGCGCGCAGGATCCCGAGATCCAGCAGATGACCGGGTTACTGAAGAAGTGGGGCGTGTCTGCAGCGCGCGATAAGTCCGATATGACGGGGATGATGAGCGGCGAGGAGATGCGGCAACTGGAACAGGCGACCGGCTCCGAGTTCGACGTCATGTGGCTGCAAATGATGGTCCAGCATCATCAGGACGCGATCGAGATGGCCAAGACAGAGCTGGAGGAAGGCAGCGACGCCGACGCCAAGGCACTCGCCCAGCGCATCATCGAGACGCAAGAGGCTGAAATCCGCGAGATGGTGGGATTTCTCCCTCACTGA
- a CDS encoding MDR family MFS transporter yields MSQLVSQFRTFDRPSKLLMVNQFGINVGFYMLMPYLAGYLAGPLGLAAWAVGLVLGVRNFSQQGMFLLGGTLADRFGYKPLIIAGCVLRTGGFALLAIVSSLPALVIASAATGFAGALFNPAVRAYLAADAGDRRVEAFALFNAFYQGGILLGPLVGLSLTALDFRLTCLVAAAVFGALTVLQARALPQHPADRGPDRRSVLAEWRTVVANRQFVLFSLAMIGSYVLSFQVYLALPLQARTIVESEAGSTALVTSLFVVSGAVAIAGQLRVTAWFSKRWGPGRSIVVGMMLLSVAFVPLLLVPGAATVGPVLAGVAVLLSAALLALGTIAVFPFEMDTVVRLSRNHLVATHYGFYNTVIGVGILLGNLFTGTVFGLAHQAGWPQLIWAGLTLIGAGCVLALHLLHRNRQLTVEPAVQPMR; encoded by the coding sequence ATGAGCCAGCTCGTGAGCCAGTTCCGCACGTTCGACCGGCCGAGCAAGCTGTTGATGGTCAACCAGTTCGGCATCAACGTCGGCTTCTACATGCTGATGCCCTATCTGGCCGGCTACCTCGCCGGACCGCTCGGCCTGGCCGCGTGGGCGGTCGGCCTGGTGCTCGGCGTGCGTAATTTCTCCCAGCAGGGCATGTTCCTTCTCGGAGGAACACTCGCCGACCGGTTCGGCTACAAGCCCCTGATCATCGCCGGGTGCGTGCTGCGCACCGGCGGTTTCGCGCTCCTGGCTATCGTCAGCTCGCTGCCCGCCCTGGTGATCGCCTCCGCGGCCACCGGCTTCGCGGGTGCCCTGTTCAATCCCGCGGTGCGCGCCTACCTCGCCGCCGACGCCGGAGACCGCCGGGTGGAGGCCTTCGCCCTGTTCAACGCCTTCTACCAGGGCGGCATCCTGCTGGGCCCGCTCGTCGGCCTGTCCCTGACCGCGCTGGACTTCCGGCTCACGTGCCTCGTGGCGGCCGCGGTGTTCGGCGCGCTGACAGTGCTGCAGGCACGCGCGCTGCCACAGCACCCGGCCGACCGCGGCCCAGACCGCCGTTCTGTCCTCGCCGAATGGCGAACGGTCGTCGCCAACCGCCAGTTCGTTCTGTTCTCCCTGGCGATGATCGGCTCGTACGTACTGTCGTTCCAGGTCTATCTGGCGCTGCCGCTGCAGGCACGGACGATCGTGGAATCCGAGGCAGGCAGCACCGCCCTGGTCACGTCGCTGTTCGTGGTATCCGGCGCGGTCGCGATTGCCGGTCAGCTCAGGGTGACCGCGTGGTTCAGCAAGCGGTGGGGGCCCGGCCGCAGCATCGTCGTCGGGATGATGCTGCTGTCCGTGGCGTTCGTCCCGCTCCTGCTCGTCCCCGGCGCCGCCACCGTTGGGCCCGTATTGGCCGGAGTGGCCGTATTGCTGTCGGCGGCCCTGCTCGCGCTCGGCACGATCGCGGTGTTCCCGTTCGAGATGGACACGGTCGTGCGCCTGTCCCGCAACCACCTCGTCGCCACCCACTACGGCTTCTACAACACCGTCATCGGTGTGGGCATCCTGCTGGGCAACCTGTTCACCGGCACCGTGTTCGGCCTGGCCCACCAAGCCGGATGGCCACAGCTGATCTGGGCCGGGCTGACACTCATCGGGGCGGGCTGCGTGCTGGCGCTGCACCTACTTCACCGCAACCGCCAGCTGACCGTCGAACCTGCCGTGCAACCGATGAGGTAG
- a CDS encoding PLP-dependent cysteine synthase family protein, whose protein sequence is MNHTLLSTPPMTSSPAQLLSPAARCHSPGHAVGNTPVLWIGEPFTGSRRGFWAKLEGANPGGMKDRPALHMVKRARERGELAPGAMIVESTSGTLGLGLALAGIVHGHPVTLVTDPGMEPIVRRMLAAHNARVDLVTQPHPTGGWQEARRERVRQLLQTEPGSWCPDQYQNPDNVEAYASLATELIGQLGRIDVLVCSVGTGGHSAGVARVLREFCPHLRLVGVDTVGSTIFGQPAAPRLMRGLGSSIYPRNVDYPAFDEVHWVAPREAVWACRRLASTHYASGGWSVGAVALVAGWAARTNDPDTRIAAIFPDAPHRYFDTIYNDDYCAKHELLGPAPASEPDTISTPSEQVVRHWTRCAHVVDPVTAQEALV, encoded by the coding sequence ATGAACCACACGCTTCTCAGCACACCGCCGATGACCTCGTCACCGGCCCAGCTCCTCAGCCCGGCCGCACGCTGCCATTCACCAGGGCACGCCGTCGGTAACACGCCCGTGCTGTGGATCGGGGAACCGTTCACCGGCTCCCGCCGCGGTTTCTGGGCCAAGTTGGAAGGCGCCAACCCCGGCGGTATGAAGGACCGCCCCGCCTTGCACATGGTGAAAAGGGCCAGGGAACGGGGCGAGCTCGCGCCCGGTGCGATGATCGTCGAATCGACCAGCGGCACTCTTGGCCTTGGCCTGGCCCTCGCCGGGATTGTCCACGGGCACCCCGTCACGCTGGTCACCGATCCCGGCATGGAACCGATCGTGCGCCGCATGCTCGCCGCACACAACGCCCGGGTGGATCTCGTCACGCAGCCTCACCCGACCGGTGGCTGGCAGGAGGCGCGGCGTGAGCGTGTCCGGCAACTGCTCCAGACCGAACCTGGTTCGTGGTGCCCGGACCAGTACCAGAATCCGGACAATGTCGAGGCCTACGCCTCGCTCGCCACGGAGCTCATCGGCCAGCTCGGCCGCATCGACGTCCTGGTCTGCTCGGTCGGTACTGGCGGGCACTCGGCCGGGGTCGCCCGGGTGCTGCGGGAGTTCTGCCCGCACCTGCGGCTCGTCGGCGTCGACACCGTGGGCTCCACGATCTTCGGTCAGCCGGCCGCCCCACGGCTGATGCGCGGGCTCGGCTCCAGCATCTACCCCCGCAACGTCGACTACCCCGCGTTCGACGAGGTCCACTGGGTTGCCCCCAGAGAAGCCGTGTGGGCGTGCCGGAGGTTGGCCTCCACCCACTACGCGAGCGGTGGCTGGAGCGTGGGAGCGGTCGCGCTCGTCGCCGGCTGGGCCGCCCGCACCAACGACCCCGACACCCGGATCGCAGCGATCTTCCCCGACGCCCCACACCGCTACTTCGACACCATCTACAACGACGACTACTGCGCCAAGCACGAGTTGCTCGGCCCGGCACCGGCCTCCGAACCCGACACGATCAGCACCCCGTCAGAACAGGTGGTGCGGCACTGGACGCGGTGCGCTCACGTCGTCGACCCCGTGACAGCGCAGGAGGCCCTCGTATGA
- the lpqS gene encoding putative copper homeostasis (lipo)protein LpqS: MSFRLVAHRFHVLVVAAAFAVLVPFVALHLVLLCEPHSPTESHHGHNTGRAAVVAQHSAHLGHSANTDCHPGHPDQQHVLTETGHALPRSEGTLDGLAALGALAIVVSVVTQSGPCIPRGSPSVGHRTHRRTGRTLLLDLCIARS, encoded by the coding sequence GTGAGCTTTCGACTGGTCGCGCACCGTTTCCACGTATTGGTGGTCGCTGCCGCCTTCGCGGTGCTCGTGCCATTCGTCGCCCTGCACCTGGTACTGCTGTGCGAGCCCCATTCCCCCACCGAGAGCCACCACGGGCATAACACGGGGCGCGCGGCCGTTGTCGCGCAGCATTCGGCGCACCTCGGACACTCCGCGAACACCGACTGCCACCCCGGTCATCCCGACCAGCAACACGTCCTCACCGAGACCGGCCATGCGCTGCCCCGCTCCGAGGGCACGCTCGACGGCTTGGCCGCGCTCGGGGCTCTGGCGATCGTGGTGTCGGTCGTCACCCAGTCCGGTCCCTGCATCCCCCGGGGCTCGCCGTCTGTAGGCCACCGCACACACCGACGAACCGGACGCACCCTGCTTCTCGATCTCTGCATCGCACGGTCCTGA
- a CDS encoding IS5/IS1182 family transposase, protein MSGVITASEPSWIAPFTGLSPRQFGKLITALRREGADPVRKGRPWSLPLEDRVLLVATYWRTNLTLRQLAPLFGVSKSAADRIIDHLGPALALQQRKRFRTDTVLIVDGTLVPTRDHTIAEQSKNYRYSTNHQVVIDADTRLVIAVGRPVAGNRNDCKAWESSGAKDSVGKTTVIADGGYRGTGLVIPHRREKGQAELPAWKKEHNASHRKVRARVEHVFARMKGWKILRDCRLKGDGVHHAMLGIARLHNLTLTG, encoded by the coding sequence GTGTCTGGTGTGATCACAGCGTCTGAGCCCTCCTGGATAGCCCCGTTCACCGGGCTGAGCCCGCGCCAGTTCGGCAAGCTGATCACCGCTCTGCGGCGTGAGGGTGCGGACCCGGTGCGCAAGGGGCGGCCCTGGAGCCTGCCACTGGAGGACCGCGTGCTGCTGGTTGCCACCTACTGGCGGACGAACCTGACCTTGCGTCAACTGGCCCCGCTGTTCGGGGTGTCCAAGTCGGCCGCCGACCGCATCATCGACCACCTCGGGCCCGCGCTTGCGCTCCAGCAGCGCAAGCGGTTCCGTACCGACACCGTGCTGATCGTGGACGGTACCCTGGTCCCCACCCGAGACCACACCATCGCCGAGCAGTCCAAGAACTACCGATACTCCACCAACCACCAGGTCGTCATCGACGCCGACACCCGACTCGTCATCGCGGTCGGCCGACCCGTCGCCGGCAACCGCAACGACTGCAAGGCGTGGGAGTCCTCCGGCGCGAAAGACTCCGTCGGTAAGACCACGGTCATCGCCGATGGCGGCTACCGGGGCACCGGCCTGGTCATCCCGCACCGCCGCGAGAAGGGCCAGGCCGAACTTCCGGCATGGAAGAAGGAACACAATGCCTCTCACCGCAAAGTCCGTGCCCGCGTCGAGCACGTCTTCGCCCGGATGAAGGGCTGGAAGATCCTGCGCGACTGCCGACTCAAAGGCGACGGCGTTCACCACGCCATGCTCGGCATCGCCCGCCTCCACAACCTCACCCTCACCGGATGA